In a single window of the Diospyros lotus cultivar Yz01 chromosome 10, ASM1463336v1, whole genome shotgun sequence genome:
- the LOC127811583 gene encoding (R,S)-reticuline 7-O-methyltransferase-like, giving the protein MIMEKEAIDSEAMVLLDAQAEIWQQMLSFADAMALKSAVELRIADIIHSSGCPISLSQIVAGIDAPSPDIVSLERIMRFLVRKMIFTANPPSDDGGETLYGLTHASKFLLHDAELSMAPFVLFLNDPRSLAPWRCLSRCVREGGIAFEKAHGKEIWDYNSANPDFSKLYNAAMGCTAKVTTTAIVAAYKDGFHSIGSLVDVGGGIGTSISEITKAYPHIKAINFDLQNVVATAPEYPGVTHIGGDMFESVPKADAVFMKWILHDWSDEDCVKILKNCRKAILEKTGKVILMEVILKPGGENVFGNTGFVLDLLMLAHSSGGKERTEAEWKLVLEKGGFPRYNIIRIPAFPSIIEAYPN; this is encoded by the exons ATGATTATGGAGAAGGAAGCCATTGATTCAGAGGCAATGGTATTGCTTGATGCCCAAGCAGAGATATGGCAACAGATGCTAAGCTTTGCAGACGCCATGGCACTCAAGTCTGCGGTGGAACTCCGCATAGCTGACATTATTCATTCTTCCGGCTGTCCAATCAGCCTATCCCAAATCGTCGCCGGCATCGACGCTCCTTCCCCGGATATCGTTAGCCTGGAGCGAATCATGAGATTTCTGGTTCGGAAAATGATTTTCACAGCCAATCCACCGTCGGATGACGGCGGAGAGACCCTCTACGGGTTGACCCACGCCTCCAAGTTCTTGCTGCACGATGCTGAGCTGAGCATGGCGCCATTCGTACTTTTTTTGAACGACCCCAGGTCTTTAGCCCCCTGGCGATGCCTCAGCAGGTGTGTGCGGGAAGGTGGGATTGCGTTCGAAAAGGCACATGGCAAAGAGATATGGGACTATAACTCCGCCAACCCAGATTTCAGCAAGCTCTACAACGCTGCGATGGGATGTACAGCGAAGGTCACCACTACCGCAATCGTCGCTGCGTACAAAGATGGATTTCATTCCATTGGGTCGCTAGTGGATGTGGGCGGTGGGATTGGAACTTCCATATCCGAGATCACCAAGGCCTATCCACACATCAAAGCTATCAACTTTGATTTGCAAAATGTGGTCGCCACAGCACCTGAATACCCAGGAGTTACGCATATTGGAGGTGACATGTTTGAGTCTGTTCCAAAGGCTGATGCAGTTTTCATGAAG TGGATCTTGCATGATTGGAGCGACGAAGACTGTGTAAAGATCTTGAAGAACTGTCGGAAGGCAATCCTAGAGAAGACAGGAAAGGTGATTCTAATGGAAGTGATTCTGAAGCCAGGTGGTGAAAACGTGTTTGGGAACACGGGATTTGTGCTCGATCTGTTAATGCTTGCTCACAGCTCTGGTGGAAAAGAGAGGACTGAGGCTGAATGGAAACTGGTGCTGGAGAAAGGAGGCTTCCCACGCTATAACATCATCCGGATCCCAGCTTTTCCCTCCATCATTGAGGCCTATCCGAACTAA